A stretch of the Gemmatirosa kalamazoonensis genome encodes the following:
- a CDS encoding protein kinase domain-containing protein produces the protein MTDEQDVLDRLQAELGDRYRIERELGGGGMSRVFVAIDETLGRRVAIKVLRPTLAAALSVERFRREVELAAGLQHPNIVPVLSAGTFAEPAGGAGEGSAAQGVPYFVMPYVDGESLRERLVRGPVSVREAVSVARDVARALSFAHGRGVVHRDIKPGNILLSAGAAVVTDFGVAKALQASAARPSSGERRARPLPERPSGAGGGATLTAIGTSLGTPAYMAPEQAAADPNVDFRADLYALGVVMYEMLVGSPPFHGRTPQALLTAQMSETPPPIAARRYDVPMALAALIMHCLEKDSTRRPRSAAEVLRTLEEPDILSGAFATPPVVARRRRSQLLTLALPLVAVIVAVGALWALRPGTKSRAADSTAVAAAAGAALTLPSPPPLARSIAVLSFDAVGRDERAASIGEGLTAEIATALAGVPGMRVASQSGSAALRARRAAPVEIARTLGVTLLLEGTVQREGERVRVTVRAVDPAIESTVWSRTFDGQTTNVLALQDLVSSAIVAAFDRR, from the coding sequence GTGACCGACGAGCAGGACGTCCTCGACCGGCTCCAGGCGGAGCTGGGTGACCGCTACCGCATCGAGCGCGAGCTCGGGGGCGGCGGCATGTCGCGCGTGTTCGTCGCGATCGACGAGACGCTCGGCCGCCGCGTGGCGATCAAGGTGCTGCGGCCGACGCTCGCCGCCGCGCTGTCGGTCGAGCGGTTCCGGCGCGAGGTGGAGCTCGCGGCGGGGCTGCAGCACCCCAACATCGTCCCCGTGCTCTCGGCGGGGACGTTCGCCGAGCCGGCCGGCGGCGCGGGCGAAGGGAGCGCCGCGCAGGGCGTGCCGTACTTCGTCATGCCGTACGTCGACGGGGAGTCGCTGCGCGAGCGGCTCGTGCGCGGGCCGGTGTCGGTGCGCGAGGCGGTGAGCGTGGCGCGCGACGTCGCGCGGGCGCTGTCGTTCGCGCACGGGCGCGGCGTGGTGCACCGCGACATCAAGCCGGGCAACATCCTGCTCTCCGCGGGCGCGGCGGTCGTGACGGACTTCGGCGTGGCGAAGGCGCTGCAGGCGTCGGCGGCGCGGCCGAGCAGCGGCGAGCGGCGCGCGCGGCCGCTGCCGGAGCGACCGTCGGGGGCCGGGGGGGGCGCGACGCTGACGGCGATCGGCACGTCGTTAGGCACGCCGGCGTACATGGCGCCGGAGCAGGCCGCCGCCGACCCGAACGTGGACTTCCGCGCCGACCTGTACGCGTTAGGCGTGGTGATGTACGAGATGCTCGTCGGCTCGCCGCCGTTCCACGGCCGCACGCCGCAGGCGCTGCTCACCGCGCAGATGTCGGAGACGCCGCCGCCGATCGCGGCGCGGCGCTACGACGTGCCGATGGCGCTCGCCGCGCTCATCATGCACTGCCTGGAGAAGGACTCGACGCGTCGCCCGCGCTCGGCGGCCGAGGTGCTGCGCACGCTGGAGGAGCCGGACATCCTGAGCGGCGCGTTCGCGACGCCGCCGGTCGTCGCGCGGCGGCGGCGGTCGCAGCTGCTCACGCTCGCGCTGCCGCTCGTGGCGGTGATCGTCGCGGTCGGCGCGCTGTGGGCGCTGCGGCCGGGAACGAAGTCGCGCGCCGCCGACTCCACCGCGGTCGCGGCGGCCGCCGGCGCCGCGCTCACGCTGCCGTCGCCGCCGCCGCTCGCGCGCTCCATCGCCGTGCTGTCGTTCGACGCCGTGGGACGCGACGAGCGCGCGGCGTCGATCGGCGAGGGGCTGACGGCGGAGATCGCGACGGCGCTCGCGGGCGTGCCGGGGATGCGCGTCGCGTCGCAGTCCGGATCCGCGGCCCTGCGCGCGCGGCGCGCGGCGCCGGTGGAGATCGCGCGCACGCTCGGCGTGACGCTGCTGCTCGAGGGGACGGTGCAGCGCGAGGGGGAGCGGGTGCGGGTGACGGTGCGCGCGGTGGATCCGGCGATCGAGTCGACGGTGTGGTCGCGCACCTTCGACGGGCAGACGACGAACGTGCTCGCGCTGCAGGACCTCGTGTCGTCGGCGATCGTCGCGGCGTTCGACCGGCGTTAG
- a CDS encoding ABC transporter permease, translating into MSLGKDVRLAVRALARSRGFTVVAALSLALGIAACTLIFSALDTLILRALPFEALDRLVGISETTRDCPSCSSSVGDYAVLRRDARALRGVATTVPWSGTLAGRDGAERVEGRRVTPGFFALLGARPALGRTFDGDSLAPPPLRSVVLGDRLWRTRFGGDSTIVGRTITLNGLAYTVTGVMPPRFAFGGVDDLWIPLWFSPGQERDHLSHGYLLAARLAPGATRARLQTELDGISKRIAATYPEQNLGMRLRARPLADALVGDIRRYFVPLLAGVGFVLLIVCANVANLTLARASERRREIALRAALGARRWRVARQLLVESALLAAAGVVLGLGVAAVCVPVLRGGVPAHLRQSLPGWDALALDARAAGFSVAVGVACVLLFGVVPALRSSRPDLSAALSEGSRGSTSADGGSLRRALVVAQLALALSLLAGGALMTRSLAKLVVADTGFRAERALTMALQVPARKYAGADAARRFVERTRAQIAALPGVAAVAGTWNLPLSGERNFTQYDLAGRAPTPLAEQPSATDAWVTPGYFAALGIALRQGRDFTPQDDSTAPRVVLVSESFARRAWPAGDAIGRGVITNGTTYAVVGVVADVRQDGVEIAATPAIYRDIEQTSGGIPTALVVRARAEPTALTASIRRALSAIDPDAAIADVRTMPQVVGDYLAPWRLLAALLGAFAGAALGIAAVGIYGVMAYAVAQRTHEIGIRMALGAERARVMTMVLRQAMALVAAGVAFGALGALGTARALSFLLYGVGAGDPLALGAVVALLAVVALVAAWVPARRAARVDPVVALRAP; encoded by the coding sequence ATGTCGTTGGGCAAGGACGTCCGCCTCGCCGTGCGCGCGCTCGCGCGCAGCCGCGGCTTCACCGTCGTCGCCGCGCTCTCGCTCGCCCTCGGCATCGCCGCGTGCACGCTGATCTTCAGCGCGCTCGACACGCTGATCCTCCGCGCGCTCCCGTTCGAGGCGCTCGATCGCCTCGTCGGCATCTCGGAGACGACGCGCGACTGCCCGTCGTGCAGCAGCTCGGTGGGCGACTACGCGGTGCTGCGCCGCGACGCCCGTGCGCTGCGCGGCGTGGCGACGACGGTGCCGTGGAGCGGCACGCTCGCCGGACGCGACGGCGCCGAGCGCGTGGAAGGGCGTCGCGTCACGCCCGGCTTCTTCGCGCTCCTCGGTGCGCGGCCCGCGCTCGGGCGCACGTTCGACGGCGACAGCCTCGCGCCGCCGCCGCTGCGCTCCGTGGTCCTCGGCGACCGACTGTGGCGCACGCGCTTCGGCGGCGACTCGACGATCGTGGGGCGCACCATCACGCTGAACGGCCTCGCGTACACGGTCACGGGCGTCATGCCGCCGCGGTTCGCGTTCGGCGGCGTCGACGACCTCTGGATCCCGCTCTGGTTCTCGCCCGGGCAGGAGCGCGATCACCTCTCGCACGGCTACCTCCTCGCCGCGCGCCTCGCCCCCGGCGCCACGCGTGCGCGACTCCAGACGGAGCTGGATGGGATCTCGAAGCGCATCGCGGCGACGTACCCGGAGCAGAACCTCGGCATGCGGCTGCGCGCGAGGCCGCTGGCCGACGCGCTCGTCGGGGACATCCGACGCTACTTCGTGCCGTTGCTCGCCGGCGTCGGCTTCGTGCTGCTCATCGTCTGCGCGAACGTGGCGAATCTCACGCTCGCCCGCGCGAGCGAGCGACGGCGCGAGATCGCGCTGCGCGCGGCGTTGGGCGCGCGCCGGTGGCGCGTCGCGCGACAGCTCCTCGTCGAGAGCGCGCTCCTCGCCGCCGCGGGCGTGGTGCTCGGACTCGGCGTCGCGGCGGTGTGCGTGCCGGTCCTGCGCGGCGGCGTGCCCGCGCATCTGCGCCAGTCGCTCCCGGGATGGGACGCGCTCGCGCTGGACGCGCGCGCCGCGGGGTTCTCGGTCGCCGTGGGTGTCGCGTGCGTGCTGCTGTTCGGCGTCGTTCCCGCGCTGCGCTCGTCGCGCCCCGATCTCTCCGCCGCGCTGAGCGAGGGGAGCCGCGGCTCGACGAGCGCCGACGGCGGCTCGCTGCGCCGCGCGCTCGTCGTCGCGCAGCTCGCGCTCGCGCTGTCGCTGCTCGCCGGCGGAGCGCTCATGACGCGCAGCCTCGCGAAGCTCGTCGTCGCCGACACGGGCTTCCGCGCCGAGCGCGCGCTCACCATGGCGCTGCAGGTGCCCGCGCGGAAATATGCCGGCGCGGACGCCGCGCGGCGGTTCGTCGAGCGCACGCGCGCGCAGATCGCGGCGCTCCCCGGCGTCGCCGCGGTCGCCGGCACGTGGAACCTGCCGCTCAGCGGTGAGCGCAACTTCACGCAGTACGACCTCGCCGGCCGCGCGCCCACGCCGCTCGCCGAGCAGCCGAGCGCCACCGACGCGTGGGTGACGCCCGGCTACTTCGCGGCGTTGGGCATCGCGCTGCGACAGGGACGCGACTTCACCCCGCAGGACGACTCCACCGCGCCACGCGTCGTGCTCGTGAGCGAGTCGTTCGCGCGGCGCGCGTGGCCCGCGGGCGACGCGATCGGGCGCGGCGTGATCACGAACGGCACGACGTACGCCGTCGTCGGCGTCGTCGCCGACGTGCGGCAGGATGGCGTGGAGATCGCCGCCACGCCGGCGATCTACCGCGACATCGAGCAGACCTCCGGCGGCATCCCGACGGCGCTCGTCGTGCGCGCGCGCGCCGAGCCCACGGCGCTCACCGCGTCGATCCGCCGCGCGCTCTCGGCGATCGATCCCGACGCGGCGATCGCCGACGTGCGCACCATGCCGCAGGTCGTCGGCGACTATCTCGCTCCGTGGCGGCTGCTCGCCGCGCTCCTCGGCGCGTTCGCCGGCGCGGCGCTCGGCATCGCCGCGGTCGGCATCTACGGCGTGATGGCGTACGCTGTCGCGCAGCGCACGCACGAGATCGGGATCCGCATGGCGTTAGGCGCCGAGCGCGCTCGCGTGATGACGATGGTGCTGCGCCAGGCGATGGCGCTCGTCGCCGCGGGCGTCGCGTTCGGCGCCCTCGGCGCGCTCGGCACCGCGCGCGCCCTGTCGTTCCTGCTCTACGGCGTCGGCGCCGGCGACCCGCTCGCCCTCGGCGCCGTCGTCGCGCTGCTCGCCGTCGTCGCGCTCGTCGCGGCGTGGGTGCCCGCGCGGCGCGCGGCGCGAGTAGACCCGGTAGTTGCTCTACGAGCGCCGTGA
- a CDS encoding Rieske (2Fe-2S) protein, whose amino-acid sequence MRSLPTLPAADAHDTTPPAGCGELAALTLSRRGFVSTAAWSALAAALASACGGGEGLSGVKGPSASGVTFSNGVVWIPLTSVTALAQPGGFLITNGGDNDVRDATSGRRPDVIVINVGPDQFRAFTSICTHEQCTVGDFTGSRIRCFCHGSEFDSNGRVAAGPATRALTEYTVKLDAATRTLTVMRG is encoded by the coding sequence ATGCGATCACTGCCCACGCTTCCCGCCGCCGACGCACACGACACGACACCGCCCGCGGGATGCGGCGAGCTCGCCGCGCTCACGCTCTCGCGGCGCGGCTTCGTCTCGACGGCGGCGTGGTCCGCGCTCGCCGCGGCGCTCGCGAGCGCGTGCGGCGGCGGCGAGGGGCTGAGTGGCGTGAAGGGGCCGAGCGCGAGCGGCGTCACGTTCTCGAACGGCGTCGTGTGGATCCCGCTCACGAGCGTGACCGCGCTCGCGCAGCCCGGCGGGTTCCTCATCACGAACGGCGGTGACAACGACGTCCGCGACGCGACGAGCGGCCGACGTCCCGACGTCATCGTGATCAACGTCGGCCCCGACCAGTTCCGCGCGTTCACCAGCATCTGCACGCACGAGCAGTGCACGGTGGGCGACTTCACGGGGAGCCGCATCCGCTGCTTCTGTCACGGCTCGGAGTTCGACAGCAACGGCCGCGTGGCCGCGGGGCCGGCAACGCGCGCGCTCACCGAGTACACGGTGAAGCTCGATGCCGCGACGCGGACGCTCACCGTGATGCGCGGGTGA
- a CDS encoding CHRD domain-containing protein has translation MLSPLATRRRVVAATVAALTGGAALLAFAACSSDDSTTTTPAGPPTTFVTTLSAANERPVVNAPGTGTATVTFTSSVPGGPLTGGTYTVTVQGLTGAPTASHIHAPADVNTSTGVLLNFNPASVTTTSGTFSAGFSQADMRNQAVSIDSLVKLVRAGLAYVNVHTSTNPGGEIRGQLVPKP, from the coding sequence ATGCTCTCACCCCTCGCGACGCGTCGCCGCGTCGTCGCTGCGACCGTCGCTGCGCTCACCGGCGGGGCCGCGCTGCTCGCCTTCGCTGCGTGCAGCAGCGACGACTCCACCACCACGACCCCCGCCGGTCCGCCGACGACGTTCGTCACCACGCTGAGCGCCGCGAACGAACGCCCCGTCGTGAACGCCCCGGGCACCGGCACCGCGACCGTCACGTTCACGAGCAGCGTGCCCGGCGGGCCGCTCACCGGCGGCACGTACACCGTCACCGTGCAGGGGCTCACCGGCGCGCCCACCGCGTCGCACATCCACGCCCCGGCCGACGTCAACACGTCGACGGGCGTGCTGCTGAACTTCAACCCGGCGTCGGTCACGACGACGAGCGGCACGTTCAGCGCCGGCTTCTCGCAGGCCGACATGCGCAACCAGGCCGTGTCGATCGACTCGCTCGTGAAGCTCGTGCGCGCCGGCCTCGCCTACGTCAACGTGCACACGTCCACGAACCCCGGCGGCGAGATCCGCGGGCAGCTCGTACCGAAGCCGTGA
- a CDS encoding ABC transporter permease, which yields MSAFDAVRYRLSALRRALFDRAAWRAELDEELRFHMDLDAMHARHAGASPADAARTARARFGHPARARERVVDATGVAALDALRQDVRFAWRTLRASPGFALVAVLTLALGVGATTAVFSVVSAVLLRPLPCRDGDRIVTLGEVSIGSGLRGMTTSYPNFVDWQRASHSFEAMALFNGWGPAFTGAGEPERVKGALVTAGMFDVLRVVPALGRPMLPSDNEAGSAPIVVVSDGFWRRRLRADPHVVGTAVTLNGVPRTVIAVLPAGFHGPDILDADVWGNNTFDSTDVRSARYLSALARLAPSVTLERARLEMRGISARLRAAYPLENKGLEAAVTRLRDHVVGDAGRALLLLLGAAGLVLVVACANLSNLLIARGLARAREFAVRSALGAGRGRVVRQVLAESLVIAALGAVAGAALAAVALRGALGLAPAVVRAQPAGLDGRVLAFTLLVLAATALVAGLVPALHAARTDPQATLKAGGRGTTGGSLRARDALAVTQLALALALVTCAGLLVKSLVRLQRVDPGVRAEGVLAMSMNLPASKYPRDRLWPMYDALIGRLTALPAVRAAAVTSTMPFGDNYDHVGVDVYGEPLRPGVDKLDAERFIVSAGYFAALGIPLRAGRTFEPTDAAGHERVAVVDEEFARRLAPNGSPIGMRVTCGDTTWMRVVGVVGHVRHAGLDAPAVGQLYVSAAQSAWRWVTLVVRAAPGTPAAALAPSVRATLRAIDPDQPVFDVTTEETLLRAQTAPRRFVLVLLGAFAATALVLAAVGLYGVMAYAVAQRRGELGVRASLGATPTVIRRLVVGRGLRLAAAGGALGIAASLAGARLLAGALFGVRPADGGVLAGASIVLVGVALAASYLPARRAARTDPVVVLRGE from the coding sequence ATGTCCGCCTTCGACGCCGTCCGCTACCGACTGAGCGCGCTCCGGCGCGCGCTGTTCGACCGCGCCGCGTGGCGCGCCGAGCTCGATGAGGAGCTCCGCTTCCACATGGATCTCGACGCGATGCACGCGCGCCACGCGGGCGCGTCGCCCGCTGACGCGGCGCGCACGGCCCGCGCACGGTTCGGGCATCCGGCACGCGCGCGCGAGCGGGTGGTCGACGCGACCGGCGTGGCGGCGCTCGACGCGCTGCGACAGGACGTGCGGTTCGCGTGGCGCACGCTGCGCGCGAGCCCGGGCTTCGCGCTCGTCGCCGTGCTCACGCTCGCGTTGGGCGTCGGCGCGACGACGGCGGTGTTCAGCGTGGTGAGCGCCGTCCTGCTGCGCCCCCTCCCCTGCCGCGACGGCGACCGCATCGTGACGCTCGGCGAGGTGAGCATCGGCAGCGGGCTGCGCGGCATGACGACGTCGTACCCGAACTTCGTGGACTGGCAGCGCGCGAGCCACAGCTTCGAGGCGATGGCGCTGTTCAACGGATGGGGGCCCGCGTTCACCGGCGCCGGAGAGCCGGAGCGCGTGAAGGGCGCGCTCGTCACGGCCGGGATGTTCGACGTGCTGCGCGTGGTGCCGGCGCTCGGGCGACCGATGCTGCCGTCGGACAACGAGGCCGGCAGCGCGCCGATCGTCGTCGTGAGCGACGGGTTCTGGCGCCGCCGGCTGCGCGCCGATCCGCACGTCGTGGGCACGGCCGTGACGCTGAACGGCGTGCCGCGCACGGTGATCGCGGTGCTCCCCGCGGGATTCCACGGGCCGGACATCCTCGACGCGGACGTGTGGGGGAACAACACGTTCGACTCGACCGACGTCCGCTCGGCGCGCTACCTGAGCGCGCTCGCGCGGCTCGCGCCGAGCGTGACGCTGGAGCGGGCGCGTCTCGAGATGCGCGGCATCTCGGCGCGGCTGCGCGCCGCGTACCCGCTCGAGAACAAGGGACTCGAGGCGGCGGTGACGCGGCTGCGCGACCACGTGGTGGGCGACGCCGGACGCGCGCTGCTGCTGCTGCTCGGCGCGGCGGGGCTGGTGCTCGTGGTGGCGTGCGCGAACCTGTCGAACCTGCTCATCGCGCGCGGCCTCGCGCGGGCGCGCGAGTTCGCGGTGCGATCGGCGTTAGGCGCGGGACGCGGACGCGTGGTGCGGCAGGTGCTCGCGGAGAGTCTCGTGATCGCCGCGCTCGGCGCCGTGGCCGGCGCCGCGCTCGCGGCGGTGGCGCTGCGGGGCGCGCTGGGCCTCGCGCCGGCGGTGGTGCGCGCGCAGCCCGCAGGACTCGACGGACGCGTGCTCGCGTTCACGCTGCTCGTGCTCGCGGCGACGGCGCTCGTGGCGGGGCTGGTGCCCGCGCTGCACGCCGCGCGCACGGACCCGCAGGCGACGCTGAAGGCCGGCGGGCGCGGCACGACCGGTGGATCGCTGCGCGCGCGCGACGCGCTCGCCGTGACGCAGCTCGCGCTCGCCCTCGCGCTCGTGACGTGCGCCGGCCTGCTCGTGAAGAGCCTCGTGCGGCTGCAGCGCGTCGATCCCGGCGTGCGGGCCGAGGGCGTGCTCGCGATGTCGATGAACCTGCCGGCGTCGAAGTACCCGCGCGACAGGCTGTGGCCCATGTACGACGCGCTGATCGGCCGGCTCACGGCGCTGCCGGCGGTGCGCGCCGCGGCGGTGACGAGCACGATGCCGTTCGGCGACAACTACGACCACGTGGGCGTGGACGTGTACGGCGAGCCGCTGCGGCCCGGCGTCGACAAGCTCGACGCCGAGCGTTTCATCGTGAGCGCGGGATACTTCGCGGCGCTCGGCATCCCGCTGCGCGCCGGACGCACGTTCGAGCCGACCGATGCTGCGGGGCACGAGCGGGTGGCGGTGGTGGACGAGGAGTTCGCGCGCCGGCTCGCGCCCAACGGATCGCCGATCGGGATGCGGGTGACGTGCGGCGACACGACGTGGATGCGCGTGGTCGGCGTCGTGGGGCACGTGCGGCACGCCGGGCTCGACGCGCCGGCGGTGGGGCAGCTGTACGTCTCGGCCGCGCAGTCGGCGTGGCGATGGGTGACGCTGGTGGTGCGCGCGGCGCCGGGAACGCCCGCCGCGGCGCTCGCTCCCTCGGTGCGCGCGACGCTGCGCGCGATCGATCCCGACCAGCCGGTGTTCGACGTGACGACGGAAGAGACGCTCCTGCGCGCGCAGACGGCGCCGCGCCGCTTCGTGCTCGTGCTGCTCGGCGCGTTCGCGGCGACGGCGCTGGTGCTCGCCGCGGTGGGCCTCTACGGCGTGATGGCGTACGCCGTGGCGCAGCGTCGGGGCGAGCTCGGGGTGCGTGCGTCGCTCGGCGCGACGCCGACGGTGATCCGCCGCCTGGTGGTTGGACGCGGGCTGCGCCTCGCGGCGGCGGGCGGCGCGTTAGGCATCGCGGCGTCGCTGGCCGGCGCGCGGCTGCTCGCCGGCGCGCTGTTCGGGGTGCGGCCCGCGGACGGCGGCGTGCTCGCGGGCGCGTCGATCGTCCTGGTTGGCGTCGCGCTCGCGGCGAGCTATCTCCCCGCGCGGCGCGCGGCGCGGACGGATCCGGTGGTCGTGCTGCGAGGAGAGTGA
- a CDS encoding PadR family transcriptional regulator: protein MSDAPTRDELRPGTLDMLVLSSLALGTMHGYAIAQHIERVSADVLRVEQGSLYPALDRLQRKGWVTSAWGETPTKRRARYYTITDSGRARLGEELARYDRVSLAIARVLDRA, encoded by the coding sequence ATGAGCGACGCACCGACCCGCGACGAGCTGCGCCCCGGCACCCTGGACATGCTCGTCCTGAGCTCCCTCGCCCTCGGCACGATGCACGGCTACGCCATCGCGCAGCACATCGAGCGGGTCTCGGCCGACGTCCTCCGCGTCGAGCAGGGGTCGCTGTACCCGGCGCTCGACCGCCTGCAGCGGAAGGGGTGGGTGACGTCGGCGTGGGGCGAGACGCCGACGAAGCGGCGCGCGCGCTACTACACCATCACCGACAGCGGTCGGGCGCGGCTCGGCGAGGAGCTCGCCCGCTACGACCGCGTCTCGCTCGCCATCGCGCGCGTGCTCGATCGAGCCTGA
- a CDS encoding PadR family transcriptional regulator, with protein MSDSELNVLRSSLDLVILKALIWGPRHGYAVAEWVEHATDDVLLLEEGTLYPALHRLERKGYVSTEWGVSDNNRRAKFYRLTPAGRAQLNATSPTWLRHAEAIARALRTESPELA; from the coding sequence ATGTCCGACTCCGAGCTCAACGTCCTCCGCAGCAGCCTCGATCTCGTCATCCTGAAGGCGCTCATCTGGGGCCCGCGCCACGGATACGCCGTCGCGGAGTGGGTCGAGCACGCGACCGACGACGTGCTCCTGCTCGAGGAGGGCACGCTCTACCCGGCGCTCCACCGCCTCGAGCGCAAGGGCTACGTCAGCACCGAGTGGGGCGTCTCCGACAACAACCGGCGCGCGAAGTTCTACCGGCTCACCCCCGCCGGCCGCGCCCAGCTGAACGCCACCTCGCCCACCTGGCTGCGGCACGCCGAGGCGATCGCCCGCGCGCTCCGCACCGAGTCGCCGGAGCTCGCATGA